A window of the Cuculus canorus isolate bCucCan1 chromosome 3, bCucCan1.pri, whole genome shotgun sequence genome harbors these coding sequences:
- the TRIM35 gene encoding E3 ubiquitin-protein ligase TRIM35 — protein MLRAPARNPRRPSRRRGRCKSCQSASASTMEKGASSSSSSLVAVASTSTATFKEELLCPICYEPFREAVTLCCGHNFCKGCVSRSWQHGHQVCPVCKETSSFKDLRINHTLNNLVEMVLKEEEQQRGQAVALCPLHHEKVRFFCLDDKELACLVCQSSKQHEGHKMRTVQEAAVDFKAKLKNMETSLQDKAKDFENAHRSYKAIYKHNEMEAVRVEEQIKREFEKLHEFLRDEEKALLAQLQEETQCKHSLVEDKMKQLMEESQALLREAHQLQVDLKEDDYTFLMTHKNRKRRIACTTEEPKNMPSGILLDVAKYVGSLQYNVWKKMLDIIRVVPFSFDPNSAAAWLSVSEDLTSVTHGSYKPLVRNPERFNSAPCVLGSCGFSTGFHTWEVDLDGITDWRVGVARPCGDTYWPFHHDARSGFWYIYRMLAQDSYMCRASNAARSEVALGDLRRIRVELDCDEGELSFYNADNKTHIYTFHEKFGGTVFPYFCVEDTPRGALRICPLRIRIHEDITI, from the exons ATGTTGCGAGCTCCTGCCCGGAATCCCCGGCGCCCTTCGCGGCGGAGAGGTCGCTGCAAGTCCTGCCAGTCGGCCTCGGCAAG CACCATGGAAAAGGGGGCCAGCTCCTCATCCAGCAGCTTGGTGGCCGTGGCCTCAACTTCCACGGCCACCTTCAAGGAGGAGTTGCTGTGTCCCATCTGCTACGAGCCTTTCCGGGAAGCCGTGACTCTTTGCTGCGGCCACAACTTCTGCAAGGGCTGCGTGAGCCGTTCTTGGCAGCATGGGCACCAGGTGTGTCCCGTCTGCAAGGAAACCTCCTCCTTCAAAGACCTTCGCATCAACCACACACTCAACAACCTGGTGGAGATGGTCCTcaaggaggaagagcagcagcgGGGCCAGGCAGTCGCCCTTTGCCCCCTGCATCACGAAAAAGTCAGATTCTTCTGCCTGGATGATAAGGAACTGGCATGCTTAGTCTGCCAGAGCTCCAAGCAGCATGAAGGGCACAAGATGCGGACGGTGCAGGAGGCAGCTGTGGATTTCAAG GCCAAGCTGAAGAACATGGAGACCTCCTTGCAGGATAAGGCAAAGGATTTTGAGAACGCGCATCGCTCCTACAAGGCCATTTACAAACACAATGAG ATGGAAGCTGTACGGGTGGAAGAGCAGATCAAGAGGGAGTTTGAGAAGCTTCACGAGTTCCTACGGGACGAGGAGAAGGCACTACTggcccagctgcaggaggaaacaCAATGCAAGCACAGCCTCGTTGAGGACAAGATGAAGCAGCTGATGGAGGAGAGCCAAGCCCTGCTCAGAGAAGCCCACCAGCTCCAGGTGGACCTCAAAGAGGATGACTACACCTTCCTCATG acGCACAAGAACCGTAAGCGCAG gaTTGCCTGCACAACTGAGGAGCCAAAGAACATGCCCTCAGGGATTCTCCTCGATGTTGCCAAGTACGTGGGCTCGCTGCAGTACAATGTGTGGAAGAAGATGCTGGACATCATCAGAGTAG TCCCCTTCAGCTTTGACCCCAACTCTGCGGCAGCCTGGCTCTCGGTGTCTGAGGATCTCACCAGTGTCACCCATGGGTCCTACAAGCCACTGGTGAGGAACCCTGAGCGCTTCAACTCAGCCCCCTGCGTCCTGGGCTCCTGTGGCTTTTCCACCGGCTTCCACACCTGGGAGGTGGACCTGGACGGTATCACAGACTGGCGGGTGGGGGTGGCCCGGCCGTGTGGTGACACCTATTGGCCCTTCCATCACGATGCTCGCTCTGGCTTTTGGTACATCTACCGCATGCTCGCGCAGGACAGCTATATGTGCCGAGCATCCAACGCAGCACGCTCAGAAGTAGCACTAGGTGACCTGAGACGGATCAGAGTGGAGCTGGACTGTGACGAAGGGGAGCTCTCCTTCTACAATGCCGACAACAAGACCCACATCTACACCTTCCATGAGAAGTTTGGTGGCACTGTCTTCCCCTACTTCTGTGTGGAGGACACACCAAGGGGTGCACTCCGCATCTGTCCCCTCCGCATCCGCATCCATGAAGATATTACCATCTAg
- the STMN4 gene encoding stathmin-4 isoform X3 yields MTLAAYKEKMKELPLVSLFCSCFLSDPLNKPAYTYEADTVDLTWCVISDMEVIELNKRTSGQSFEVILKPPSFDGIPEFNASLPRRRDPSLEEIQKKLEAAEERRKYQEAELLKHLAEKREHEREVIQKAIEENNNFIKMAKEKLAQKMESNKENREAHLAAMLERLQEKDKHAEEVRKNKELKEEASR; encoded by the exons ATGACGCTGGCTG CTTacaaagagaagatgaaggagCTGCCTCTCGTCTCCCTCTTCTGCTCCTGTTTCCTCTCGGACCCCCTGAACAAGCCAGCATACACGTATGAAG CAGACACGGTAGACCTCACCTGGTGCGTCATCTCTGACATGGAAGTCATCGAGCTCAACAAGCGCACCTCCGGGCAGTCCTTTGAGGTCATCCTGAAGCCCCCATCATTTGATGGCATCCCTGAGTTCAACGCCTCCCTGCCCAGGCGGCGcgacccatccctggaggagatCCAGAAGaagctggaggcagcagaggagaggagaaag TACCAAGAGGCTGAGCTGCTGAAGCATCTGGCAGAAAAGCGGGAGCATGAGCGGGAGGTCATCCAGAAGGCCATTGAGGAGAACAACAACTTCATCAAAATGGCCAAAGAGAAGCTGGCACAGAAGATGGAGTCCAACAAGGAGAACCGTGAGGCCCATTTAGCGGCCATGCTGGAGCGCTTGCAGGAAAAG GACAAACACGCAGAAGAAGTGAGGAAAAACAAGGAGCTCAAAGAAGAAGCCTCCAGGTAA
- the STMN4 gene encoding stathmin-4 isoform X4: MTLAAYKEKMKELPLVSLFCSCFLSDPLNKPAYTYEDTVDLTWCVISDMEVIELNKRTSGQSFEVILKPPSFDGIPEFNASLPRRRDPSLEEIQKKLEAAEERRKYQEAELLKHLAEKREHEREVIQKAIEENNNFIKMAKEKLAQKMESNKENREAHLAAMLERLQEKDKHAEEVRKNKELKEEASR, encoded by the exons ATGACGCTGGCTG CTTacaaagagaagatgaaggagCTGCCTCTCGTCTCCCTCTTCTGCTCCTGTTTCCTCTCGGACCCCCTGAACAAGCCAGCATACACGTATGAAG ACACGGTAGACCTCACCTGGTGCGTCATCTCTGACATGGAAGTCATCGAGCTCAACAAGCGCACCTCCGGGCAGTCCTTTGAGGTCATCCTGAAGCCCCCATCATTTGATGGCATCCCTGAGTTCAACGCCTCCCTGCCCAGGCGGCGcgacccatccctggaggagatCCAGAAGaagctggaggcagcagaggagaggagaaag TACCAAGAGGCTGAGCTGCTGAAGCATCTGGCAGAAAAGCGGGAGCATGAGCGGGAGGTCATCCAGAAGGCCATTGAGGAGAACAACAACTTCATCAAAATGGCCAAAGAGAAGCTGGCACAGAAGATGGAGTCCAACAAGGAGAACCGTGAGGCCCATTTAGCGGCCATGCTGGAGCGCTTGCAGGAAAAG GACAAACACGCAGAAGAAGTGAGGAAAAACAAGGAGCTCAAAGAAGAAGCCTCCAGGTAA
- the STMN4 gene encoding stathmin-4 isoform X1, producing MTLAAYKEKMKELPLVSLFCSCFLSDPLNKPAYTYEADTVDLTWCVISDMEVIELNKRTSGQSFEVILKPPSFDGIPEFNASLPRRRDPSLEEIQKKLEAAEERRKYQEAELLKHLAEKREHEREVIQKAIEENNNFIKMAKEKLAQKMESNKENREAHLAAMLERLQEKVCSQPQHGRSHPHHLQLPPKHAFSKELAQCPSPNASASLESESTR from the exons ATGACGCTGGCTG CTTacaaagagaagatgaaggagCTGCCTCTCGTCTCCCTCTTCTGCTCCTGTTTCCTCTCGGACCCCCTGAACAAGCCAGCATACACGTATGAAG CAGACACGGTAGACCTCACCTGGTGCGTCATCTCTGACATGGAAGTCATCGAGCTCAACAAGCGCACCTCCGGGCAGTCCTTTGAGGTCATCCTGAAGCCCCCATCATTTGATGGCATCCCTGAGTTCAACGCCTCCCTGCCCAGGCGGCGcgacccatccctggaggagatCCAGAAGaagctggaggcagcagaggagaggagaaag TACCAAGAGGCTGAGCTGCTGAAGCATCTGGCAGAAAAGCGGGAGCATGAGCGGGAGGTCATCCAGAAGGCCATTGAGGAGAACAACAACTTCATCAAAATGGCCAAAGAGAAGCTGGCACAGAAGATGGAGTCCAACAAGGAGAACCGTGAGGCCCATTTAGCGGCCATGCTGGAGCGCTTGCAGGAAAAG GTCTGTTCCCAACCTCAGCACGGAAGGTCCCACCCTCAccacctgcagctccctccAAAACATGCCTTCAGCAAGGAGCTCGCCCAGTGCCCTTCTCCAAACGCCTCAGCTAGCCTTGAGTCAGAGAGCACGAGATAA
- the STMN4 gene encoding stathmin-4 isoform X2 — protein MTLAAYKEKMKELPLVSLFCSCFLSDPLNKPAYTYEDTVDLTWCVISDMEVIELNKRTSGQSFEVILKPPSFDGIPEFNASLPRRRDPSLEEIQKKLEAAEERRKYQEAELLKHLAEKREHEREVIQKAIEENNNFIKMAKEKLAQKMESNKENREAHLAAMLERLQEKVCSQPQHGRSHPHHLQLPPKHAFSKELAQCPSPNASASLESESTR, from the exons ATGACGCTGGCTG CTTacaaagagaagatgaaggagCTGCCTCTCGTCTCCCTCTTCTGCTCCTGTTTCCTCTCGGACCCCCTGAACAAGCCAGCATACACGTATGAAG ACACGGTAGACCTCACCTGGTGCGTCATCTCTGACATGGAAGTCATCGAGCTCAACAAGCGCACCTCCGGGCAGTCCTTTGAGGTCATCCTGAAGCCCCCATCATTTGATGGCATCCCTGAGTTCAACGCCTCCCTGCCCAGGCGGCGcgacccatccctggaggagatCCAGAAGaagctggaggcagcagaggagaggagaaag TACCAAGAGGCTGAGCTGCTGAAGCATCTGGCAGAAAAGCGGGAGCATGAGCGGGAGGTCATCCAGAAGGCCATTGAGGAGAACAACAACTTCATCAAAATGGCCAAAGAGAAGCTGGCACAGAAGATGGAGTCCAACAAGGAGAACCGTGAGGCCCATTTAGCGGCCATGCTGGAGCGCTTGCAGGAAAAG GTCTGTTCCCAACCTCAGCACGGAAGGTCCCACCCTCAccacctgcagctccctccAAAACATGCCTTCAGCAAGGAGCTCGCCCAGTGCCCTTCTCCAAACGCCTCAGCTAGCCTTGAGTCAGAGAGCACGAGATAA